Genomic DNA from Misgurnus anguillicaudatus chromosome 18, ASM2758022v2, whole genome shotgun sequence:
agtcaagatttaaatagaaaaaatattgaaactctttggttattttttagcgcgatgccaatggtctaatcagattcaatggaatGTGCTAAGCCATGCTAAAAAtagtaccgccagacctggagatcagctgaataaattccaaaacagtaagaaacAAATGTtgaactctaggggagctggaaaatgagcatatttttttttaaaaaaagcaatgtccctttaaagctctattaattcttaaataaaaaatgaaaacattccTCTACAGAAGCTAAGGGGTGTCTACACCGGCagccggcgtatgttttcatttttttctgcgCTTTTGTTTCCGCGCTGAGCAcccagagttgaaaaatgtttgtcaATGTCACTCTCACTCAGCCGTCCAATCAAAGTGGCGGAGGGGCGGGACAACtatcacaacaaccaatcgGCGCATCATTAACGACTAATCCACAAAGCAGAAGAATCATAGCAACCAATGCGCTTAGCTCAAAAATGCTGGCAAGCGCCCACATTGAGCGTCCGCTTGGcgtttcagccgcgtttaaacgctttggtgtacacgccccctaaTGAGGTTTTTAATATAGTAATATAAtgcaatacactgcaaaaaaaattaagaaaaaaaattcttagtatttttgtcttgttttcagtaaaaatatctaaaaattcttaaattaagatgctttttcttgacgaACAAaggacccaagaaaataagtctagttttagaccaaaaatatcaaatgtaagtgaatttgtgcataaaacaagcaaaaaaaatctgccaatggggtaagcaaatttttcttgaatttagtgtttaagaaaaatgttcaagatttttttgcttacaccattggcagatttttttgcttgttttatgcacaaaatcactttaatttgatatttttggtcaaaaaactagacttattttcttaggtcgttttgctaatcaagaaaaagcatcttaatctaagaatgtttagatatttttactgaaaacaagacaaaaataatgaaaatcatttttttgcattgtagTTTTAATTTATAGTTCGTGCTCATACTGGGCCAGTTGAGATGAGCTCCAAACTTCACAGCTAGTTTCCTTAACCAAAGTGTTTTGTGGGTCAGCAGGTCCAAATCAATGCCCTTCTGCAGGTTCTGGAGAAGAACCACAGCCATCAGGTTCCACGGGCTCAGTACCACATTTCTCTCCTGCAGACGAACCATCATGTAGGCTATTTCAGACACAAACTCTTGTGTCGTCTTATTCGGTGTAATGGGCAAATCTCTGTTCATGAAAGAAACGTTTTATAATATAAACTGTGTCAGTGTTTGTAGAATTACATTCTGAACAGCAAGGCTctatttaattcatatttatacaCATTAAGGTATACATTCAAGGTTTAATCAGTATATTGCATGCATTTATGCAGCATGTTGCGCTACAGTTCAATAACTTTCATTATGAAAGACAAACTTTAAAGATCCAACTATTTCACATGCATTTCCAAATAGTTAAGTCCTCTACCTTGGTATTAGATTGTAGTGCATGCGGTTTATTTTGCCTTTCGCCAGATCTCTTACAGACACAGGGTTGCCAAAGCACACATGCATGCAGCCATAATCTTCCTTTAGCACAGTCCTAGCCTTTAGCAAACCCTGCAGATTCACAAAAAGCAAGATTactttgtaataataattttaatgtcATGTAAAACATTTTGGCTGTCTCTCTTGGCTGAGGTTGGTTCTGTACCCCTGTTGTCTCTTTGGGTTTAGGGACACCCAGAAGCTCGTGAACAAGGAGAGACTCCTCCATCACACGGTCGTAACTGATGCTTATAGGGACCAGACTGATATCAAACACTTCTCCTTTAAAAAACGGCTCTAAGACCATGTGCATCATTCCTGTGAAGATCATATAAGAACTGGGCATGACAATCAAATAAAAGGCATTTGAATAAAAGTCAGATTCAATTCTAAAATGAATAGtatatttatcattttatttaggttaaagACAGCTCTGGCTTACCTAGTTTTGGAGtaagtgattttaatgttctaCTACGTAATCCTTCAACATAAAACTCCACCGGCGCAAATCCTGTctgcaaaaaaatctgtatgaatatcaaataaataaaagcactACGCAAAAGAAATTGTGATAGTAAAATGTGCTGTAAATTCTCACCCGGACGATAGTTCTGACATACTCAGACAGCACCGCCCAATACAGCTTGTCTGAGCCAATGGCACGACGAATAAAAAACGCTCCCGCCCGCCGAAAGATCTCACCAAGCAGCTTCATCCCCATCAGGgctataagaaaaaaatcacacatTTGGAAAAAGCTCTAGTTCTGGTAGTCTGTACTCTCAGCAAATCCATTGCATGGTTgtaagttttattataaaactatataatatTTATGGAATAATTAAGATATTGTCATAAACATGCTTTAAATTGCTTATTCAGGCGCCCACAACCCCTCTTGTTCCTGGCTCCACCCACTTGTGATGTCATGGCGCATGATGGCTGGTGCTTAACCTAACAAGCTTATCTCAATACCAAGAGGAGGCGATCTTCATCTGATGTGAGTGTACATCATCTTAAAATGTGTGAAATGCATTTTACATTCACAGACAATATGACCCTACAGTTACAACAAAAAAGTGCAGATACTTGCGAATGCCTGCTGCAATGACAGGAACAGAAAGGTCGTAGGTGAACATGATGTAAGAGATAACAAGGAAGTCCATGTAGCTCCTGTGATTGGGCAACAGGATAACGGGATACTCTTGAATGACCTGCTGGAGCTGGAGGAGTGAGGAGGGgttagtttacccaaaaatgaaaatgggtTAATTTTATTGATCATTATGTCATTCTAATAATAACTtacatttgtaatttttttacacaaagcTATTGTCTGGAGAGATCTTTTTCACCCACTAACCAATTTGGCTACTAAAttattaaagccacaatatgtaagatttttaaaaataaaatatccaaaaaccacttgtgatatattttatatattttatacagttGTGTACTTGCATTATCCCAAAagttttaaataatgtctcgtCCCTTGTAGAGGTCTTCATGAAGTCTACTAAGATCCGAAAAACCTGAAGTCTGAccctaaatatataatattagcagtatcgggtctcgggtcataaaaaatgaatgtatttttgcCGAACGGACTCGAGAGGTAGTCCTTTTCCAACGCCTCCTTTGTTTgacaagagcgcttgcgacattgtgtgatttttttacctttgtgtcatcgtcagataacaaatgaaaataaatgaagcAGCAGGCCAAATTTGATGCGAGGCCaccagtttttttttgtctgaCTGGTGCGTGCGAgtctgcagactgcacacacgttggtgccatttacattcgggtccagtcgtGTCAGGTCGGACTCAGGTCTTATTTTCTccggtttgtctcgggtcggctctttctttcttttaaaaatatgtatgtacactgaaaaaaatgattcattgaatttaataaaaaattttaaggtaagtggttgcattcaatttatttaggctacatttaaacaaaagtttatattttattttactttactaatcttttttgtttaaatgtagcttaaataaattgattgcaaccacttaccttaaaaaattttattaaattcaatgaatcatttttttcagtgtagttgagtttgagtaaaaaattatttgggtcatttagggtcgggtacatttctttggaccagAGACATCTTCTTGTCTCTTTTAATTGTCGCCATTTTAGTGACCTAATATCCACGCTTTCCAGTTGTAGAAACTATAGCGTAACAAATGGGGAAGTGGCGGTTATACAGCATCTAACACGCAGCTGTTGTGCCTTGCAGCTAATTCATTACGATGGCATAAAATAATGTGATCAAATGCACaagtaataaaacatttattaccTCATCCATATACATGATTAGCAAATTCCATACATCTCTGAATTGTAATCATTTCACTCTCCTTCATAACATCAAGTGATTGTTTTGAAAGGgcgacctctagtggtgaaaacctacatattgtgcctttaaatgaTCAGTCATTCATGTTCATAgaagaaaacatttatttatttatatgcttGCTTTAGAATTTCCTCTTTTGCACCCTGTCTCTATGAGTTTGACATGCAGGTGTACTTAGAAAAtgtctttttaaaaataaaagttagaAAGAAGATACAAAATATTTCAACACTAACCCGTGTGAGACCTTCCTCATTCACGTGTATAGATCGAAACACACTCTTAAACACTTTGTTCATTATGAAGCCCAGTAGACGAATGGAACCCATTTGCAGGTTCTGTGCCATCTTATCGAGTATCACAGATGCCTCTTCTAGAAGCACATCATGCGGTTCATTGCTCTCAACCGAGATCTGTATGTGAGCAAGAAAGAGTGAACAAATATATTGTATTAGTATGATTTCATCCATAATTGTATTGCTCAGAGGATGCTCTTTCATAGCTCAGGAGATATGTGGGAGAAATAGAAATTGATCATTGCTGAAATTAAGTGTACagagatttaaaggtgcagtgtgtagattttagcggcatctagtggtgagattgtgaattgcaactaacagctcacccctccctttcgaaacgcatagagaagctacggtagccaccacaggacaaacataccATCGtttgagacaacgtagtgacaaaaatcgctctgtagagcagtttgtctgtttagggctattgtagaaacatggcgacgcaaaatggtgacttccatggaTGGGGACCCGCTGTTTATGTAGATGAAAAACGGCTTATTCTGAGGTAATAAAAAccatacagttcattatgtaaggtctttatttaccactgataatataattaactacattatattgcatttttgtcacgAGATCTTGACAATAGagatttgatttttatttattcactcTCTCACCTCCTGTATGATGTAATTCAGGTACTGCGATTCTAAAACCATTCTTTTGAGAGCGCTGGCTGAAGTGGGTGTGGCCAAACGGTATGGTTGGGGGTTAAAGGTTCGAAGGGCGTAGCCTATATCACTACCCCGCCTCCTCTCCTCCAGAATATCAAAGTAGCTTTCAGCTTCGGTCCCCACTGCATCAGCAGCATCCTTACACAAAACATATTTCCTCATAAATCAATGACATGTGTAGTATTTACTAAAGTAATaaattgtagtatactgtaATACATTGCTAATTGTATTGTAATATAGTACTTTAGTATGCTATACTAACTATACAccatagtaaattaataaacTGCAATACTGTAGTATACCTTAATATCTACTTTAAAAAACAAGAAGATAGTATCTAGTAATTGTGCTATAGTAGGCCtactacatttttatattaatatattttcatattagGATTGTGTATATTAATGTGTGTATTTTAAACTCTTCTGCTTGCTTGTACATACATAGTATGCTTTATCAATAAGTGAACTGTTTAAAAATCCCAGAGATGGGACcaagtcacacatgtgcaagtctcaagtaagtctcaagtctgaaccttcaagtctcaagtaagtcccaagtattttttttcttgggcaagtcaagtcaagtcgagtcacaggctatgtcaagtcaagtcaagtcctgtagtaggtcaagtcaagtccaagtcaagtcaccttattattgtaattttacctgcagaatctgatcttaataaaGTGAAAGGACAGATATAGAAAGTAACTATCAGGAAATTACAATAATTTGGATTTGCATGTTGAGTAAAATACATaatggaatcaaacaaaattgtaactttataaattatttgtttttcactTCTGCCAAccatgtttaaaatgtttgaaaTTTTCAACATTGAGTccataaaacaaataacatCTTAACATCCAACAGAATCCTCTCTGAACACCTCCCTCTCTCAAACAcatttcttctctctctctctctctctctctctctcacacacacacacacacacacacacacgctctcTCAAACATGCGGCCagaaaaaacgagcgtgtcgcaatgCGTCTCTTCCATTCgcgcgcctacatttgaaataacgaacttgggCGCGCAAaagacgcgacatgtgaaccACCCCTAACATTGTAGAATCAAGTCatttttctttgtgtgtgtgtgtgtgtgtgtgtgtgtgttcaggtggCAAACTTAAAAAAGTCTCATGCCGCTCAGATCAAGGgaagtattttaaaaaataaataaaaattatttggcCCACATTTGTCCCCAACATAGTATGATGAGGGCTACTTTAGCTATTATTGCATTAGCAAACCACCAACTAACCAGATATTAACAAATTGACAAGCAGTTAATGGCATTCTACTCCGGGCAGAATGGTTGTCGTCTGGCTGCCCGTGATTTTAATGTTGAATGTCTTGCAACACACTGTTCGTCTTTTGCCATCTTGTTGAAGCCAAAAGCGATGACCCTCTGTACCCCTCCGGCTGACATGTTGATATCTGATCTAAGTGGGCATGGTGTGCGTAAGGTACGAGAGGGCATGACGGATGATAGTGTCGTTTTAGTCATGACAACGCCATTCTCAGCTGGCGCTCCAGCTtggtcaacttaattttttaaaataatttatatattttatattcaaactgaaaacatgatgtgattaacactcaagtcattcaagtcatcgtgtctcaagtcaagtcaagtcccgagtctttaacttccaagtccgagtcaagtctcaagtattttattttttgtcaattCAATTAACAAGTCACAAAATTAGCGACTCGAGtcgactcgagtccaagtcaccaaGTCGCAAGTCCCCATGTCTGAAAAATCCCCTAAAAACCTGTTTTAGTTCATTAAGCCAAGTTAAGCATTTTAAAATGTCCCGCAAGACGTGACACATGCATGAATCACAGGCGTCCATCTGACGCATATTTACGACAGATAAATAACTGACAGttaaacataatttttatttatggaAGCCTATTGCCGCCACATAAGACATTTTCATACTCTGGAAAACCATAATTATGAGATGAAAAGTCAAAGTTTTATAAGATAAAAAAGCAAACTTTTAATGCCGAAATTATGAGATGAAAAGTCGAAATTGTAAGacaaaaagtcataattttaaGATAAAACATAGAAATTATAAGATAAAAAGCAAACTTTTAAACTCataattttgatttaaaaagtcAAAATGATGAGATGAAATGTCGAAATTATAAGatgaaaagtcaaaattataagataaaaattattatttacgaCAATTAAATAACCAACagttaaaacataatttttatttatgaaatcCCATTGCTGACACAGgaaaaaaatgtactgtatgctCTGGAaaatcataattatgagataagtCAAAGTTTTatggaataaaaaaaacttttaaagccGAAATTATGAGatgaaaagtcaaaattatgaaattaaaagctaatttttaaagaatcatttttatataaaaagttgaaattatgacttttaaagtcataattatgaaatGAAAGTCGAAATTATGCGATAAAAGGCaaacttttaaagtcataattgtaatataaaaagtcaaaattatgagatgaaaaatctaaattatGAAATAAAAAGCCAAAGTTATAagaaaaaagtcataattataaGATAAAACAtcgaaattatgagataaaagtcaaacttttaaagtcataattgtgatataaaaagtcaaaattatgataTGAAAATTTGAAATTATGATatgaaaagtcaaaattatgagataagAAGTCAAAATTATGATATGAAAttaaagtcgaaattatgagatgaaaagtcgaaattatgagataaaaagacaaagttataagaaaaaagtcataattataagataaaacatcaaaattatgagataaaaaggcaaacttttaaagtcataattatgatataaaaagtcaaaataatGAGACGAAAATTTAAAATTATGGGAtgaaaagtcgaaattatgagatgaaattaaagtcaaaattatgagatgAAAAGTCGAAATTAGATAAAAGTTATCTTTCGAAATATCTACCTTTTTATTTGgtcttttaaagtcataattttgatttatatctcataattatgatttaCCAGAGCATGATTTTTTGTTCTTATGTGGCGGAAATTGGCTTCCATATTTATTTCACATAATAcacagattttaaataaaacacagcacagacccagctaacaatttttggttcccaaaacgttcccctaaccttagtttttggttctcaaaacgttcccctaacgttagtttttggttcccataacgttattttccaaggtttgtttttggttagccaggaaagttttctttacagaaatagaacgttatttttaggttattttaacgttttcctaacgttagaATAACATTAGGAGAACGTTCTTCTAACGTTATtctaacgttaggaaaacgttaaaataacctaaaaataacgttctatttctgtaaagaaaactttcctggctaaccaaaaacaaaccccGGAAAATGCACAGCTGACATGGAGTGAAAATGATCTCACCAGGGCGCGAGGGCGCGTTGCCGCGGCTCCGTGCACGCACTGACTGAGCGCGATAGACTCCAGCCTCAGTGAAGAAGTGAAGGCTTACAAAAGTACGGCACGTCTATTAGTACATCCCATGCTGTGTTTTGGTTGGTTTTTATCTATCATATCTATCTAAACTAAGTAAAACACATTTCCGTATAAGgaggaataaaataatttatttaatacaaaatctataataattaaattatgctattactggaaaaaatgtctattaaaatattataccaTTATATAACAcaggttattttatataaaaaatacctcaacacatcacatattatgtatttagataacattatattttatcaaatatataataGTGACTTCAACACAATAAAGAAGAGTTAAAATAgatatttattgaaaatatataaacatgtaattcactttagtttaacaGACCTTACAGCAGCCGCCTCTCCATTATTAAGTAACAACAATCAGCAtctctctctcagtttttacaataatcaaaagcttctaacttcatattctcttcatggaaataattaaaatatattttcgttttcacatatttaagctactaatgaagaaacaaaaaagaaatcgCTAGAATGATATACTCTGAAGTTAAAACGCAATGAGAAATAAATCAGTCACTTTAGGTTAAAAGATCTTACCACAGTTAGTCGGCTATCCgtttttacaacaataaaaagtttCTAACATTATATTCTCCTCAAATTCTCCTCAAATCGATTGGAAATCACTcgtatatatatttcttctcacatatttaagttactaaatcaagaaagagacaaaagaaccgctaaaataatgttagtctctgaggtaaaaacgaaaggaccgttattttttaaattaacgaCTTTTCCTGAGCACAAGATAaagcgggtactcgtgaagaAGGCGGTAAGCTCGTGCAGACAAGCACGCGCATATTAGACGTGCACACTaaaggaataatgggtttaattatgcattcacttcatttcctaaaaaaaacacataaccaaaaaataaccattagagaacgttatgtgtaagttatttttaggttattttatggttccagaaaaccaaaaaataaccaaaaaataacgttctgtataagttatttttaggttattttaaaaataaccaccctgcaacgttatgggaacgttattttatggttccaaaaaaataaccagaaaataaccaaaaaataacgttctgtataagttatttttaggttattttaaaaataaccaccctgcaacgttatgggaacgttattttatggttccaaaaaataaccaaaaaataaccaaaaaataacgttctgtctaagttatttttaggttattttaaaaataaccaccctgcaacgttatgggaacgttattttatggttccaaaaaaataaccaaaaaataaccaaaaaataacgttctgtataagttatttttaggttattttaaaaataaccaccctgcaacgttatgggaacgttattttatggttccaaaaaaataaccaaaaaagaaccaaaaaataacgttctgtataagttatttttaggttattttaaaaataaccaccctgcaacgttatgggaacgttattttatggttccaaaaaaataaccaaaaaataaccaaaaaataacgttctgtataagttatttttaggttattttaaaaataaccaccctgcaacgttatgggaacgttattttatggttccaaaaaaataaccaaaaaataaccaaaaaataacgttctgtataagttatttttaggttattttaaaaataaccaccctgcaacgttatgggaacgtcattttatggttccaaaaaaataaccaaaaaagaaccaaaaaataacgttctgtataagttatttttaggttattttaaaaataaccaccctgcaacgttatgggaacgttattttatggttccaaaaaaataaccaaaaaataacgttctgtataagttatttttgggttattttaaaaataaccaccctgcaacgttatgggaacgttattttatggttccaaaaaaataaccaaaaaagaaccaaaatataacgttctgtataagttatttttaggttatttaaaaataaccaccctacaacgctatgggaacgttattttatggttgcaaaaaataaaacctaaaaacaACGTTCCCAGAAATGTAAGCTTTAGCGCAAGTTCTATCAGGAAAACTCTAATGCCACGTCATCCATTTCACAAGATCTGGCCAATCACCTCTGATACTGGGAGTATTTAAATCCTTTGCTCACCTGTCTCTGCGTTCACAGACACCGACGTCAGGATTCACACGCGCGATGTCCAGTGCATACACGGCACTAAAGCCTTTGTTACCCGAAACACGCCGATTTAAATATCGAGTGATTCTATCGGGTATTTGAACTATTTTCCTAGGATCCTTTCATCCAGCGACATCTGGCTGCTCTTTCTCATCTACTACTCATCCTTTCTGAAGTCACGGTAACGTTACACGTTTCGTTTCACCAGCATCATCATCGTGAGCTCTCATAGAAAGCCACAGACTTTAAAAAGGGAAGTCTGCAAGTTTCCTTAAAAGTGCGTAACGCTGCACAGGGAAGGAAACGTTATGAACAGTGCAAGTACATTTGGAGGATCCGTAAAGTGTAAACATAACATTATTGACTGTCGCACACTCTGAAACGCCCGCAGCAGATGTCACTAATCATCATTGATTGGCGAAGCGCTGCACCTGCACGTTGGCAGTGCCGCAGCGGGTTTCGGAGAATGCCGAAGGTTGACATCTCCATAATCACAGGATCTTTGTCCTACATCTACCATACGTAATGCTCAACTTATTATAGGTTCTGAACAGTATGCGGGTAAAGCAAAGACATCGATCGACTCGGATGAACGGCTGTTGCTCGCGAAAAGAGGCGTCTGATACGGTCGCGTGCTCGCGCGTTTGCATAAGTAATGCCGCGTAGTATTCGAGTTTCATCTGAAACTCTCCTTTTCAGTATTTCCCTAAAATCAACTAATTTAAGGTACCATGTATTTACTTGCTACTCTATAACAATGCATGTTGCATAATGCCTAACAGTTATTCATGCAAACTGTTCCGATCAACGGCAAATATTAACCATAGATATTCTCTCACCTGACCCTAATTACAGACTTTAATAAGGATACGGGAATACGCTATTTTACGAATTTTAAATCTTACGTCATATAGCATAGCTCACATATTTGTTGCTTAGCAAATCGTAAGTGTGTGTGGTCGAATGGCAACAGTAATGCATATTGTCAATTTTATTGAGCTCGGGGTACAGCATTTGTTTTATATAAAGCTTTGTGCTTTAAGATCTCCAGTTATTAAAGTAGgtatgatgacacaattttcaaaaAACCCCAAAGCTCAAAAGTTATCACTGAGCAGACATTCCATTTACAAAGATACCAGGATTGTAAAAATCCGTTGAGGATTGAGAAAGTTATGCTATATTTTTCATATTGGAAATCAGAGGGAAAAGTTATATATGGATGTCTATGGAATGTGCAGGCAAAGGTACATTACAAGAAATGTAGTATGCAAATTTCATGCATAAAGTATGTGACCGCTTCACCTTATAACTGTACTTCTCAAATGAGACTTTATTCCAGATTTCGGTCAACTTCTCATCGAAGCTCGGTTGTGTTGAACACCCTATCTTTATTTATCTGGATTACCGTCTCCTAAGGTAAGCTCTGTTTTTCATTATACTGGATTGGCTGATTGCATACTTTTACAACCGAAAGTTGGCAAGGACCATGTTACAGACATGGAGACGGAGATGTGGTTGCATCAGTTTAAACCATTTATAAGCACACTGTGCGTTGCTTGCGACGCAGGAACCCAGTGCAAGCGCATGGGTAGGCTACAGCGGATGTCTGGACACCGTAGAAGATGTAATGTGACAGCTTTAAAATTCACAGCACATTAAAGTGCCGTTGAACGTTGGCAACAGATGGGTCGCCCGAAATGGCGGTGCACCAGCTATAACTACAGATTATAAACACAATTCATTCTTGTTTTACATGGAACCCAATGGaaataatgtctgttttatatttgtttgagTGGTGTAATGTTCGTATCTATCATTGTTCGATTATCCTATGTGTATTaactatttaattttaatcatCATAGGCTGTTTTAATGAATTCCAACATGACAGGACAAATGGAATGCGTCTGAAATAACACGCCATaagttttatttactttaaaacgaatttcgTTTCATAACTTGTTTCTAATTTCATtctatgttttgttttaagcccggaatacaccaCAGGATTTTTGCACTTCTACaagatgcagcagcaaacacactgtgcggtgatcatgctgaatttctggaAACTATTGGAAGCTATCTTGGACACAAGACTGGGAAGACGTCCGTCTTTGAGCCTCTCCCGTTGTACGACACTGTACCACTGACAAAGAGCACAATCACAGAAATCATGCAGTTAATCCCGGGCTTAAGGTTATGAATCTAGATAACTTTACAAGGAACTTTGTCTGGAA
This window encodes:
- the LOC129429786 gene encoding dihydroxyacetone phosphate acyltransferase-like isoform X2, giving the protein MRKVSHGSSRSFKSIPLSCCPITGATWTSLLSLTSCSPTTFLFLSLQQAFATLMGMKLLGEIFRRAGAFFIRRAIGSDKLYWAVLSEYVRTIVRTGFAPVEFYVEGLRSRTLKSLTPKLGMMHMVLEPFFKGEVFDISLVPISISYDRVMEESLLVHELLGVPKPKETTGGLLKARTVLKEDYGCMHVCFGNPVSVRDLAKGKINRMHYNLIPRDLPITPNKTTQEFVSEIAYMMVRLQERNVVLSPWNLMAVVLLQNLQKGIDLDLLTHKTLWLRKLAVKFGAHLNWPKHVSDSEVMSSSLTLHYTVVHCKGGRVCLVEEVGAEPVSQENGVFRRAAAVLMCASYRNQAVHVFTRPAMVAIAMTKAGNRTENIFHHFIFLLELFSNEFVFVPGQNIQDFEEGCSLLQQAGVIGRSDQEVYVTEEGQETILFLRAMLQPFIESYQVVFRYLCDESLQTFREKNFLPSVRSFITKLLISGEVQSHECLSSDVQKNVLSALLRMAAVTKTKV
- the LOC129429786 gene encoding dihydroxyacetone phosphate acyltransferase-like isoform X1 codes for the protein MERADAADAVGTEAESYFDILEERRRGSDIGYALRTFNPQPYRLATPTSASALKRMVLESQYLNYIIQEISVESNEPHDVLLEEASVILDKMAQNLQMGSIRLLGFIMNKVFKSVFRSIHVNEEGLTRLQQVIQEYPVILLPNHRSYMDFLVISYIMFTYDLSVPVIAAGIPLMGMKLLGEIFRRAGAFFIRRAIGSDKLYWAVLSEYVRTIVRTGFAPVEFYVEGLRSRTLKSLTPKLGMMHMVLEPFFKGEVFDISLVPISISYDRVMEESLLVHELLGVPKPKETTGGLLKARTVLKEDYGCMHVCFGNPVSVRDLAKGKINRMHYNLIPRDLPITPNKTTQEFVSEIAYMMVRLQERNVVLSPWNLMAVVLLQNLQKGIDLDLLTHKTLWLRKLAVKFGAHLNWPKHVSDSEVMSSSLTLHYTVVHCKGGRVCLVEEVGAEPVSQENGVFRRAAAVLMCASYRNQAVHVFTRPAMVAIAMTKAGNRTENIFHHFIFLLELFSNEFVFVPGQNIQDFEEGCSLLQQAGVIGRSDQEVYVTEEGQETILFLRAMLQPFIESYQVVFRYLCDESLQTFREKNFLPSVRSFITKLLISGEVQSHECLSSDVQKNVLSALLRMAAVTKTKV